The genome window ATAAATAGAAAAATCATACATAAAATGTTAACTTTTACAAATAATATCATAAATAGGCAAATTTTATTGTTGACATGAAAAATGAACTCCTGTTATAATATAAAGTTTCATTTGACTATTGACCAAGCATATGCTATAATTGCTTTAGTGAGGTGGAGTGTATTGGCTAAAACATTATTCGAAATCAAGCAAGGTCTTGAAGGTTATGTCGGAAAGCGGTTGGAACTTACAGCCAACGGTGGAAGAAGAAAGACAATTGTACGATCGGGAGTATTAGCGGAAACATATCCTTCCGTATTTATTGTTGAGCTTGACCAAGACGAGAATGCATTCGAGCGTGTTTCATACAGCTATGCAGACGTTTTAACAGAAACAGTAGAATTGAATTTTCTAGATGAACGAAATAAAGGATTATTAGTAGAGCAGTAGGCAGATAGTAGCCTATTGCTTTTTTATTTTAGCTTTTCACTTAAATAAAATTATATATCTTTGCCTAAATTTTCCCTGATTTACATATATCTAACTTGTGTTGATTTTCACCTTTTACGCAAACTATGGATGTCGTAATCATTTGAATTGCGAAAGGGGTTGTTCTTTCATGGCTAGACGTAGAGGGATTATGTCAGACCAATTGAAAGAAGAAATTGCCAAGGAATTAGGTTTTTACGACACGGTACAACAAGAGGGATGGGGCGGAATCAAAGCAAGAGATGCCGGTAATATGGTAAAACGTGCTATTGAAATCGCCGAGCAAAGCATGAGTCAAAATAGTAACCTGAAGTAAAGAAGCGCCATCAATTTTAGTTTACTCTAAAATTGATGGTGCTTTTTCTTATGGCTCACTTTACAAGATAGTGAATTGCCAAGCGTTTTCCAGCCGTTTGCTTATGCGTCCGCTTCTAAACAGTCGCCTCAGCATTTTAAGTTCAGCTTCGGCTCCTAGAAGCTACCGTCATAAGCAATTGGCACTCCAAACGCTAAAAATCAAGCGTTTTCCGGCCTCTTGCTTATGCGTCCGCTTCTAAACAGTCGCCTCAGCATTTTTATTATGTTACAATTTGTTTAGCATTTTACCTGAGGGTATTAGGGTAGAGAGACTTACGGAAAGAAGTTTCACTTTTTGTGACGAAGTAGGTGACGTGAATGGCACTTTTGGAAAAGGCGCCAGCGAAGATAAACTTATCACTTGATGTGTTAGGGAAACGAAATGATGGGTATCATAATGTCGAAATGATTATGACAACGATTGATTTAGCAGATCGGATTGAATTATCCCCTCTTGAACAAGATAAGATTATTATTTCCCTAGAGAGCAGATATGTCCCAAATGATGAGCGGAATTTAGCATATAAGGCTGCAGAGATATTTAAGGAAAAATATGGAATTAAAATGGGTGTGCATATTAAAATTGAAAAAAACATCCCCGTTTCTGCAGGACTTGGTGGTGGAAGTACAGATGCAGCAGCTGTACTTAGAGGTATGAACCGTTTATGGAATCTAAATATTCCACTCAAGGAATTAGCAGAGCTGGGAGCGACAATTGGCTCAGATATTTCCTTTTGTGTCTATGGAAATACCGCTATTGCAAGAGGATTTGGGGAAAAAATTGAGAAATTAGATTCTCCACCTCCATGTTGGGTTGTATTGGCAAAGCCCGATATTGGTGTTTCTACTAGAACAATTTTTGCTCGAGTAAAGGTGGATGAATTATATCATCCAGATACGAATAATATTCTTGAGGCATTGACAGAGAAGGACTTCTCGAAGCTCTGCAGAAATATCGGGAATTCGCTTGAACAGATTACTCAGTACCTTCATCCAGAGGTCAGGCAAATTAAGGAAGCGATGCGGCAAATTGGTGCTACTGGTGTATTGATGAGTGGAAGTGGACCTACTGTATATGGCTTAGTCGAGCATGAAAACAAAGCGAGAAGGATTTATAATGGTATGCGTGGATTTTGCGAAGAGGTATATTTGGTTCGATTAATTGGATAATTATTGCCTAAACGCGTATAAAAATGATATATTTTAAGTTAAATATACGGTTTTGAGGTGTAACGATGAAAAGAAGTAACCGATTAGTTGTATTGACTGATTTTTTTCTTGAGAATCCAAGAAAGCATATACAGTTACCATATTTCGTTGAATTATGTGGTACAACAAAATCATCCATTAGTGAGGATCTGGATATTATAGATACGGTTTTGGAAGAGCAAGGACTTGGATATTTGCAAAGATCTACTGGTGCTGGTGGCGGAGTGAAATATATTCCGGAATTTGATGTAAATAGAAGCGAATTATTTGTAGAGGAGCTCCGTCAAAAGCTGATGGATTCTAACCGAATTCTCCCAGGCGGCTATTTGTACATGAGCGATTTACTAGGAGATCCTAAGATTGTTCGGGAAATTGGGCGTGTGTTTGCATCTGCTTTTTCTAAATTAGATATCGATGTAGTAATGACGGTAGCGACGAAGGGGATTCCATTAGCATATGCAGTGGCATCGTTTCTAAATGTGCCTGTAGTTATCGCAAGAAGAGATCCAAAAGTAACAGAGGGCTCATCTGTAAGCATTAATTATGTATCTGGTTCGTCACGGAAAATACAAACGATGGTGTTAACGAAACGTAGTCTAAAGGACGGAGCGAATGTTTGTATTGTTGATGACTTTATGAAGGCTGGCGGAACCATCAATGGAATGATTAGCCTGCTCGCAGAATTTAATGCACATGTAAAAGCTATTGGTGTATTGGCAGAGGCGGACGATGAAGATGAGGAACGAGTTGTAACGAATTATACTTCTCTTGTAAAAATATCGAGAGTCGATATGCTGCGGAAAACGATTGAAATTCAACCTGGGAATATAGCATCACTCTAGTAATAGCGCATAGCAAAAAAGAATGATATTAACTAATTTTTCCTTAAAAATAGAATTTTTATGATTTTTTTATTTTATTTTGCAATTTTAGCAGGAATTTTATTTGTTTTGTTGAACTATCTAATATAGTAAGTTCAATAGGGAAAAGGTGGTGAAGCATCATGGAAGTAACTGACGTTAGATTACGCCGCGTGAATACAGAGGGAAGAATGCGAGCTATTGCATCGATTACTTTGGACCAAGAATTTGTCGTCCATGATATTCGAGTTATTGATGGGAATAATGGATTATTCGTGGCTATGCCGTCAAAGAGAACTCCCGATGGAGAATTTCGGGATATCGCACATCCAATTAACTCGGGAACACGTGCAAAGATACAAGAGGCAGTACTTGGGGAGTACCATCGAGTTGGGGAAAATGAAGAAGTAGAATATGAAGAAGCTGGAGCTTCCTAATCAGCATGGTTAATACAGAGGGGGTCTAATCTAAACAGATTGGACTTCTTTTTTTGTAGGCAAGAAAGTCTACAAACTTAACGAATAAGTGCAACAAAGGCCGTCGTGAGGGAGGTAATATGTACCTAGTGTTGATTCAATGTTATCTATTTGTTGAAATCCTATGTTTTTTGCGATATATTTTATAGTGGATAAATAGTAATGATGGAGGTTTCCTTATGACGAAACGGTATGCTGTAATTCTTGCAGCTGGGCAAGGAACGAGAATGAAATCGAAACTATATAAAGTGCTCCATCCTGTAGTGGGACGTCCGATGGTTAAACATGTGATGGATCAACTTAATGCTATACAATTAGATAAGACGGTTACGATTGTCGGCTTTGGTGCCGAGAAAGTAATTGATACACTTGGCAATGTATGTGAATTCGCAGTCCAAGAAGAACAGTTAGGAACAGGGCATGCTGTTTTGCAGGCTGCAGATATATTAAAAGATTTAGATGGTACAACGATTGTGGTATGTGGTGATACACCTTTAATCACAGAGGAAACGTACAGAGCTCTCTTTGAACAGCATGAGAAAGAAGGAGCAAGTGCGACGATTCTAACAGCAAGTACACCAAATCCTGCTGGATATGGCCGGGTTATTCGTAACAAAGATAATGAAGTTGAACGGGTTGTAGAACATAAAGATGCAAATGCAGAAGAACTATTAGTAGAAGAAATCAATACAGGTACGTATTGCTTCGATAATCAAGCACTCTTCTCAGCATTGCAGGAAGTTTCCAATGATAATGCGCAAGGTGAATATTACCTTCCGGATGTTATTGAAATTTTACGTGGACAAGAGAAAAAGGTAAGTGCATTTCTAACACCTAATTTCGATGAAACATTAGGTGTAAATGACCGCGTTGCATTAGCACAAGCAGAAAAGACGATGAAGCAGCGTATTAATGAGAGACATATGCGCAATGGCGTGGCAATTATTGATCCTGATAATACATACATCCATCCAGATGTAGTAATCGAGTCAGATGTAACAATACACCCTGGAACGATTATAAAAGGTGAAACAACGATTAAAACAGATGCTGAAATTGGACCGAACAGTGAAATTTCTAACTGTTATATTGGTGAAGGAACAGTAGTTAAGCAAAGTGTTGCAAATGACAGCAAAATCGGCAACCGGGTAAAAATTGGACCTTTTGCGCATATTAGACCAGATTCAACGATTGGTGACGATGCAAAACTAGGTAATTTTACCGAGATTAAGAAGACTTCTCTTGGCAATGGAAGCAAGATTTCACATTTAAGCTATATCGGCGATGCGAATGTTGGCGATAATGTTAATATTGGCTGTGGCACGATTACAGTTAATTATGATGGAAAGAATAAATTTCTAACAACAATTGAAGATGATGCTTTTATCGGATGTAACTCTAATTTAATTGCACCAGTAACAATCGGCAAAGGATCCTATGTTGCTGCAGGATCAACGATTACGAATAATGTACCAGATGATGCATTATCGATTGCTAGGGCAAAACAAACGAATAAAGAGGGCTACGCTACAAAGTTCAAGAATAGAAAAAAAGATTAACGGAGGGTTATTATCCATGGCATCAAGTTATAAGGATTCATCGCTAAAGGTTTTCTCTTTGAATTCCAATCGCAGGTTATCAGAACAAATCGCAGAACATATTGGGACTCCACTAGGTAAATGTACCGTTTCAAAATTTAGTGATGGTGAAATTCAAATTAATATTGAAGAAAGTATTCGTGGCTGTGAAGTTTATGTCATCCAATCCACATCTGATCCAGTTAATGACCATTTAATGGAGCTGCTGATCATGATTGATGCATTAAAACGTGCATCAGCAAAATCAATTAATATTGTGATGCCATATTATGGTTATGCTAGACAAGATCGAAAAGCACGCTCACGTGAACCGATTGCTGCAAAATTAGTAGCAGATATAATCGAACAAGCTGGAGCAAATCGTATGATCACACTTGATCTGCATGCTCCACAAATTCAAGGGTTCTTTGATATTCCAATTGATCATTTACAAGGTGTACCTATTCTTTCTGACTACTTCGAAGGGAAAAACCTTGACGATGTTATTGTTGTCTCCCCAGATCATGGTGGTGTAACTAGAGCACGTAAAATGGCAGATCGCCTGAAAGCACCAATCGGAATAATCGATAAACGCAGACCACGTCCAAATGTTGCTGAGATAATGAACATCATTGGTAACATTGAAGGCAAGACGGCAATATTAATTGACGATATTATTGATACAGCAGGAACGATTACGCTTGCAGCCAACGCTTTAATTGAAAATGGCGCAAAAGAAGTGTATGCTTGTTGTACGCATCCAGTATTATCAGGACCTGCAATTGAGCGAATCAAAAATTCGCAAATTAAGGAACTGGTAATTACGGATAGTATTCCGCTTCCAGCCGAAAAACAGGTCGACAAAATTACTGCCCTTTCTGTTGCTCCATTAATCGGTGAGGCGATTATAAGAGTACATGAGCAACAATCGGTAAGTGTTTTATTCGATTAAAAGGGTTAAGTTTATACAATAACGGGTATAAATTATATTGATCGTTTTTTACAGCTCCATTGTAACAGCGACTAGTGAAGAAGATAGAAAGAATTAGATTTAACTCGATCTTGAAATGAGCTAAGTGGTAAATAATTTGGAGGATGATAATATGTCAGTACAATTAAAAGCAAAAAAGCGAGAAGATCTTACACATTCCAATACGAAAGCGTTAAGAGAAAGTGGATTT of Oceanobacillus zhaokaii contains these proteins:
- the veg gene encoding biofilm formation stimulator Veg; this encodes MAKTLFEIKQGLEGYVGKRLELTANGGRRKTIVRSGVLAETYPSVFIVELDQDENAFERVSYSYADVLTETVELNFLDERNKGLLVEQ
- a CDS encoding small, acid-soluble spore protein, alpha/beta type translates to MARRRGIMSDQLKEEIAKELGFYDTVQQEGWGGIKARDAGNMVKRAIEIAEQSMSQNSNLK
- the ispE gene encoding 4-(cytidine 5'-diphospho)-2-C-methyl-D-erythritol kinase, whose protein sequence is MALLEKAPAKINLSLDVLGKRNDGYHNVEMIMTTIDLADRIELSPLEQDKIIISLESRYVPNDERNLAYKAAEIFKEKYGIKMGVHIKIEKNIPVSAGLGGGSTDAAAVLRGMNRLWNLNIPLKELAELGATIGSDISFCVYGNTAIARGFGEKIEKLDSPPPCWVVLAKPDIGVSTRTIFARVKVDELYHPDTNNILEALTEKDFSKLCRNIGNSLEQITQYLHPEVRQIKEAMRQIGATGVLMSGSGPTVYGLVEHENKARRIYNGMRGFCEEVYLVRLIG
- the purR gene encoding pur operon repressor, whose amino-acid sequence is MKRSNRLVVLTDFFLENPRKHIQLPYFVELCGTTKSSISEDLDIIDTVLEEQGLGYLQRSTGAGGGVKYIPEFDVNRSELFVEELRQKLMDSNRILPGGYLYMSDLLGDPKIVREIGRVFASAFSKLDIDVVMTVATKGIPLAYAVASFLNVPVVIARRDPKVTEGSSVSINYVSGSSRKIQTMVLTKRSLKDGANVCIVDDFMKAGGTINGMISLLAEFNAHVKAIGVLAEADDEDEERVVTNYTSLVKISRVDMLRKTIEIQPGNIASL
- the spoVG gene encoding septation regulator SpoVG, translated to MEVTDVRLRRVNTEGRMRAIASITLDQEFVVHDIRVIDGNNGLFVAMPSKRTPDGEFRDIAHPINSGTRAKIQEAVLGEYHRVGENEEVEYEEAGAS
- the glmU gene encoding bifunctional UDP-N-acetylglucosamine diphosphorylase/glucosamine-1-phosphate N-acetyltransferase GlmU, giving the protein MTKRYAVILAAGQGTRMKSKLYKVLHPVVGRPMVKHVMDQLNAIQLDKTVTIVGFGAEKVIDTLGNVCEFAVQEEQLGTGHAVLQAADILKDLDGTTIVVCGDTPLITEETYRALFEQHEKEGASATILTASTPNPAGYGRVIRNKDNEVERVVEHKDANAEELLVEEINTGTYCFDNQALFSALQEVSNDNAQGEYYLPDVIEILRGQEKKVSAFLTPNFDETLGVNDRVALAQAEKTMKQRINERHMRNGVAIIDPDNTYIHPDVVIESDVTIHPGTIIKGETTIKTDAEIGPNSEISNCYIGEGTVVKQSVANDSKIGNRVKIGPFAHIRPDSTIGDDAKLGNFTEIKKTSLGNGSKISHLSYIGDANVGDNVNIGCGTITVNYDGKNKFLTTIEDDAFIGCNSNLIAPVTIGKGSYVAAGSTITNNVPDDALSIARAKQTNKEGYATKFKNRKKD
- a CDS encoding ribose-phosphate diphosphokinase, which codes for MASSYKDSSLKVFSLNSNRRLSEQIAEHIGTPLGKCTVSKFSDGEIQINIEESIRGCEVYVIQSTSDPVNDHLMELLIMIDALKRASAKSINIVMPYYGYARQDRKARSREPIAAKLVADIIEQAGANRMITLDLHAPQIQGFFDIPIDHLQGVPILSDYFEGKNLDDVIVVSPDHGGVTRARKMADRLKAPIGIIDKRRPRPNVAEIMNIIGNIEGKTAILIDDIIDTAGTITLAANALIENGAKEVYACCTHPVLSGPAIERIKNSQIKELVITDSIPLPAEKQVDKITALSVAPLIGEAIIRVHEQQSVSVLFD